CGTGTCGAGCACGAGCCGGCTCTTGTCGCCCACCACCAGCCGGTGGGCGCGGGGACGGCGCCCGGCGCGAGTGATCTCCACCTCCGCGCCGACGAGGCTCCCCTGCACGCGCGACGCCAGGTGATGGATCGACGAGCCGGGCCCGACCACCGCGTACTCGATCTCCGCATCCTCGATGCGGACGTCGGAGCCGAGCGTCGTGAACGGACCCACGTAGGCGTCCTCCACGCGGCAGCCCGACGCGATCAGGGCGGGCCCGAAGACCGTCGCGTTGCGCACGACCGCGCCCGCCTCGATCACCACGTCCCCCACGATCTCCGCATCCTCCACCGTCCCGTCGATCCGCCGCACCGAACGCGTCAACACCAAGCGGTTCGCATCCAAGATGTCCTCGGGCGTCCCGGTGTCCTTCCACCACCCGTCCACCGTCCCCGCCACGACCCGCCGGCCCCCCTGGATCATGCGCTGGATCGCGTCGGTGATCTGGAACTCGTCCTTCGCCCCGCGCGGCAGGTCCGCGATCGCCTCGTGCACGCTGGCGTCGAAGACGTACACGCCCGCCACCGCCAGGTTCGACGGCGGATCGGACGGCTTCTCCACGAGCCGCACCACCCGCTCGCCGTCGAGCTCCGCCACCCCGAACGCGCGGGGGTCCTCGACCGGCACGAGCGCCAGCGCCGCGTTCACGCCCGCTGCGGGGTCGAACGCCTCCACGAACGGCGCGATGCCGTGCTCGAACAGGTTGTCGGACAGGTACATGACGAAGGCGTCGTCGGCGAGGAAGTCCCGCGCGACCTTCACGGCGTGCGCCAACCCCTCCGGCGGGTCCTGCACGACGAACGTGAACGTCGCCCGGTCCTCGTACGCCGCCAGCGTGCGCTTCAGGTCGTCGCGCGTGTCGGGGGAGACGACGACCGCGATGTCGTGCACCCCGACCTCGAGCAGGTTGTCGACGGCGTAGTGGATCAACGGTCGGTTGGCGACGTCGATGATCGGTTTCGGGCGCAGGCTGGTGATCGGCCGGAGGCGCGTCCCCAAACCGGCCGCGAGGATGAGACCCTTCATGCGGGAACCGTACCGCACCCCGCGCCGGACCACGGACGCGCGCGTCGCAGCCGGGTAGCATGCCCCATGACCCGAAGCGACATCCGCCTGTCCGTGACCAACGACGACGACGGCGTCCGCGACATCCGCTGGGAGGCGGACGACGCCCCCGAGCCCGGCGAACAACGCGCCACGGCGATGCTGCTGTCGCTGTGGGACGCCGACGCCCGCAACGCGCTGCGCATCGACCTGTGGACGCAGGACATGACGGTCGAGGACATGAACGACTTCTTCTTCCAGACCCTCCTCACGCTCGCCGACACCTACAAGAACGCCACCGGCGACGCCGACCTCATGAGCGACGTCAAGGCGTTCGCCCGCACCTTCGCGGAAAAGGCTTCGGACCGCGAACGCGCCCGCGGCGGCGGCGCGTGAGCCGCCGTCGCCGGTACCGCGCGTTCGCCGTCGCGGCGCTGCTGGCGGCCGCGAGCCTGAGCGCCGCCCCGGCGCAAGCCCTCCCGCGAGGCAACGGCGACGTCGCGCTCGGGACCGACCTCGCCTACGTCGCGGCCGACGGTCGCCTCGCCGTCCGACCCGCCGACGGCGGCCCGCCGACGGCGTTCGGACCCGACG
The window above is part of the Trueperaceae bacterium genome. Proteins encoded here:
- a CDS encoding glucose-1-phosphate thymidylyltransferase; its protein translation is MKGLILAAGLGTRLRPITSLRPKPIIDVANRPLIHYAVDNLLEVGVHDIAVVVSPDTRDDLKRTLAAYEDRATFTFVVQDPPEGLAHAVKVARDFLADDAFVMYLSDNLFEHGIAPFVEAFDPAAGVNAALALVPVEDPRAFGVAELDGERVVRLVEKPSDPPSNLAVAGVYVFDASVHEAIADLPRGAKDEFQITDAIQRMIQGGRRVVAGTVDGWWKDTGTPEDILDANRLVLTRSVRRIDGTVEDAEIVGDVVIEAGAVVRNATVFGPALIASGCRVEDAYVGPFTTLGSDVRIEDAEIEYAVVGPGSSIHHLASRVQGSLVGAEVEITRAGRRPRAHRLVVGDKSRLVLDTD
- the gldC gene encoding gliding motility protein GldC, translated to MTRSDIRLSVTNDDDGVRDIRWEADDAPEPGEQRATAMLLSLWDADARNALRIDLWTQDMTVEDMNDFFFQTLLTLADTYKNATGDADLMSDVKAFARTFAEKASDRERARGGGA